Proteins from a genomic interval of Polaribacter sejongensis:
- the gldF gene encoding gliding motility-associated ABC transporter permease subunit GldF, which translates to MIAILKKEFNSFFASPIAYLVIGVFLLLNGLFLWVFKGDFNILNAGFADLTSFFFLAPWVFLFLIPAITMKSFADEFSNGTIELLKTKPISDWQIVLGKFSASLLLVIVALIPTLTYIYTIYQLGNPAGNIDFGSTIGSYLGLLFLAATYTAIGLFTSTLSKNQIVAFILGVFITFFLFYGFDVISDSIGNNLTLKKLGLNEHFKSISRGVIDTRDILYFLSVTVFFLFITKTRLDNE; encoded by the coding sequence TTGATAGCGATCTTAAAGAAGGAATTCAACTCATTTTTTGCAAGCCCAATTGCCTATTTAGTTATTGGTGTTTTCTTATTGTTAAACGGTTTGTTTCTGTGGGTTTTTAAAGGCGATTTTAATATTTTAAACGCAGGTTTTGCAGATTTAACTTCGTTTTTCTTTTTGGCTCCTTGGGTGTTTTTATTTTTGATTCCGGCAATTACCATGAAAAGTTTTGCTGATGAGTTTAGCAACGGAACCATAGAACTCTTAAAAACAAAACCAATTTCCGATTGGCAAATTGTACTTGGTAAATTCTCGGCTTCCCTCCTATTAGTTATTGTTGCCTTAATACCAACACTAACTTACATTTACACGATTTATCAATTAGGAAATCCCGCCGGAAACATCGATTTTGGTAGTACAATTGGCTCTTACCTTGGCTTATTATTCTTAGCCGCAACGTATACTGCTATTGGTTTATTTACATCTACACTTTCTAAAAACCAAATAGTAGCCTTTATTTTAGGTGTTTTTATCACCTTCTTTTTATTTTACGGATTTGATGTAATTTCCGATTCTATCGGTAATAATTTAACTCTTAAAAAATTGGGATTAAACGAACATTTTAAAAGTATTTCTAGAGGTGTAATTGACACACGAGATATTCTGTACTTTTTAAGTGTAACTGTATTCTTTTTATTCATCACTAAAACACGTTTAGATAATGAATAA
- a CDS encoding SAM hydrolase/SAM-dependent halogenase family protein → MSIITLTTDFGTKDHFVGAVKGAIYSELPDAKIVDITHEVSPFSITETAYILKNSYKSFPKGTIHIVGVDSELSDDNKHIAIELDGHFFVCPDNGLISMIASEIQPSKIVEINIHDRIESSFPVLDVFVQVACFIARGGNLTVIGKEIPEFKKIVEIQPKTNQQQNQISGGIIYIDNYGNVITNISKKMFKEIGKGRNYIVHARKHSFTKIFSKYNEVVSNESYSNQQYEGHKLAIFNSAGYLEIAIYRSNLDTVGGASTLLGLGYRDAIIIDFIDDIKPDFTHLT, encoded by the coding sequence ATGTCTATAATCACTTTAACAACAGACTTTGGCACAAAAGACCACTTTGTTGGCGCTGTAAAAGGAGCTATTTATTCTGAATTGCCAGATGCTAAAATTGTAGATATTACACATGAAGTATCTCCTTTTAGTATTACCGAAACGGCTTATATTTTAAAAAATTCTTACAAAAGTTTCCCTAAAGGAACCATACACATTGTTGGTGTAGACTCGGAATTAAGTGATGATAACAAACACATTGCTATAGAATTAGATGGTCATTTTTTTGTATGCCCAGATAACGGCTTAATCTCTATGATTGCTTCGGAAATTCAGCCAAGTAAAATTGTAGAAATCAATATTCATGATAGAATAGAAAGTAGTTTTCCTGTTTTAGATGTATTTGTACAAGTAGCATGTTTTATTGCTAGAGGAGGAAACTTAACGGTTATTGGTAAAGAAATTCCTGAATTTAAAAAGATTGTTGAAATTCAGCCAAAGACAAATCAACAGCAAAATCAAATTTCTGGAGGTATTATTTATATTGACAATTACGGAAATGTAATTACCAATATCAGTAAAAAAATGTTTAAAGAAATTGGCAAAGGAAGAAATTATATTGTGCATGCAAGAAAACATTCTTTTACAAAAATATTTAGTAAATATAATGAAGTAGTGAGCAATGAATCTTACAGCAACCAGCAATATGAAGGTCATAAATTGGCTATTTTTAATTCTGCTGGTTATTTAGAAATTGCAATTTACCGAAGTAATCTAGACACCGTTGGTGGCGCATCTACCCTGCTAGGTTTAGGCTATAGAGATGCTATAATTATCGATTTTATCGACGACATAAAACCAGATTTCACTCACTTAACCTAA
- a CDS encoding putative quinol monooxygenase, with product MFVRIVKLSFHTKHIEEFLLMFEEKKAFIRASKGCNLLELYQDKTNPEIFFTYSYWEQEEDLENYRNSALFKDVWAKTKVFFNDKPLAWSVDKKVSLQ from the coding sequence ATGTTTGTTAGAATTGTAAAATTAAGTTTTCATACCAAACACATCGAAGAGTTTTTATTAATGTTTGAAGAAAAAAAAGCATTCATTAGAGCTTCTAAAGGTTGTAACTTATTAGAATTATATCAAGACAAAACAAATCCCGAAATCTTTTTCACATACTCTTATTGGGAACAAGAAGAAGATTTAGAAAATTACAGAAACTCAGCTCTTTTTAAAGATGTTTGGGCAAAAACAAAGGTGTTTTTTAACGATAAACCACTTGCATGGAGCGTTGATAAAAAAGTGAGCTTACAATAA
- a CDS encoding GNAT family N-acetyltransferase: MDFDFTTFPVLETDRLTLRAINLEDAKAVFGLRANKEVNKYIQRESLKNLSEARAFIDQATNLVADNKGIFWVIESKNSAELLGTIGLRNFDVAENYAEIGYEIHPDYQERGYMTEAFEEVLEYAFEKMELKTIEAFTHKNNLASITLLHKLDFDLQVDRTDEGFEDNRIYKLEK, translated from the coding sequence ATGGATTTCGATTTTACTACTTTTCCTGTTTTAGAAACAGACAGATTAACATTAAGAGCAATAAACTTAGAAGATGCTAAAGCAGTTTTTGGTTTAAGAGCAAACAAAGAAGTTAACAAATATATACAACGTGAGTCTCTTAAAAATCTTTCTGAAGCTAGAGCTTTTATAGACCAAGCCACTAATTTAGTAGCAGACAACAAAGGGATTTTTTGGGTTATTGAATCTAAAAACAGTGCAGAATTATTAGGTACAATTGGTTTACGTAATTTTGATGTTGCAGAGAATTATGCAGAAATTGGATACGAAATTCACCCAGACTACCAAGAAAGAGGTTATATGACTGAAGCTTTTGAAGAAGTATTAGAGTATGCTTTTGAAAAAATGGAATTAAAAACTATAGAAGCTTTTACGCACAAAAATAATCTTGCTTCTATTACGTTGTTACATAAACTAGATTTTGATTTGCAAGTAGACAGAACAGATGAAGGTTTTGAAGACAATAGAATCTATAAGTTAGAAAAATAG